The following are from one region of the Coffea eugenioides isolate CCC68of chromosome 2, Ceug_1.0, whole genome shotgun sequence genome:
- the LOC113759775 gene encoding uncharacterized protein LOC113759775, whose translation MKSPTQSLPRKEPRDEPPVVVTPPPPFFGRYAKPGKRSKSKKFFTFFAKLRELCTTKKKLKGFEKIYMGENVSAVLQQKLPPKYKDPGMFIVPCKIGKVKVEKALIDLGAAINIMPRSIYNSVNLGPLKETSVIMQLADRSNAYLDGVLEDILVQIDKLVFPADFYVLDMDDDFSVSPPILLGRPFLMTSKTKIDVYSRTLTMEFDGEIIKFNICDAMKCHSEAHFIFVIDVIDHFMQQKFELNGRDALKIALIHSLNLQEMSTVAKKFELHPD comes from the exons ATGAAATCTCCAACTCAATCCCTTCCAAGGAAAGAACCCAGAGATGAACCCCCAGTAGTGGTGACACCTCCTCCTCCATTTTTCGGTCGATATGCAAAACCAGGAAAGAGGAGCAAGAGCAAGaagtttttcactttttttgcAAAGTTGAG AGAATTGTGCACCACTAAGAAAAAGTTAAAGGGCTTTGAAAAGATTTATATGGGAGAAAATGTTTCAGCAGTCCTACAACAGAAATTGCCTCCTAAATATaaggatccaggtatgtttatTGTTCCTTGCAAAATAGGAAAGGTTAAGGTCGAAAAAGCATTGATAGATTTAGGAGCTGCAATAAATATCATGCCTCGTTCCATTTATAATTCTGTGAATCTTGGACCCTTAAAAGAAACTAGTGTCATTATGCAACTTGCTGATAGGTCTAATGCATATCTTGATGGGGTGTTAGAGGATATTCTAGTTCAAATTGATAAATTGGTTTTTCCTGCAGATTTCTATGTGTTGGATATggatgatgatttttctgtttcacCCCCAATTTTGTTAGGTAGGCCATTTTTAATGACatctaaaacaaaaattgatgtttatTCAAGAACCTTGACAATGGAATTTGATGgcgaaataataaaattcaatatttgtgaTGCCATGAAATGTCATAGTGAGGCACACTTTATTTTTGTTATAGATGTAATTGACCATTTCATGCAGCAAAAGTTTGAATTAAATGGTAGAGATGCATTGAAGATCGCACTCATTCACAGTTTGAATTTGCAAGAAATGTCAACAGTTGCAAAGAAGTTTGAGTTACACCCTGATTGA